The following proteins are co-located in the Deinococcus aerophilus genome:
- a CDS encoding acetyltransferase, whose protein sequence is MSKVLVVGAGGHAKVVIATLRAAGWDVIGVLDDRPESWGNSVLGYPVHGGLDGLKGTRHRAVLAIGNNAVRRDIAARFPNTEWTSAIHPAATVHESVQVGPGTVIFAGAVIQPDTVLGSQVIVNTGATVDHDCVLEDYVHVAPGTQLAGGVQLEEGAFLGIGSVVTPGIRVEKWTTVGAGSVVIRSLPAHCVAVGVPARVREETKS, encoded by the coding sequence AGCAAAGTGCTAGTAGTGGGTGCAGGCGGACATGCCAAGGTCGTAATCGCAACTCTCCGCGCGGCAGGGTGGGATGTGATCGGGGTGCTGGATGACCGCCCCGAATCCTGGGGCAACTCGGTGCTGGGTTACCCCGTGCATGGCGGTCTGGACGGTCTAAAGGGAACGCGGCACCGCGCCGTCCTTGCCATCGGCAATAACGCAGTGCGGCGCGATATCGCCGCCCGGTTTCCAAACACAGAATGGACCTCAGCCATCCATCCGGCAGCCACCGTGCATGAAAGCGTTCAGGTAGGACCGGGAACGGTCATCTTTGCAGGCGCGGTAATCCAGCCGGATACGGTACTAGGCAGTCAAGTCATCGTGAATACAGGCGCGACGGTGGACCATGACTGCGTGCTGGAAGATTACGTGCATGTGGCCCCCGGCACCCAGCTGGCGGGCGGTGTGCAGCTGGAAGAGGGCGCATTTCTGGGCATCGGCAGCGTGGTCACGCCGGGCATCCGAGTCGAAAAGTGGACAACTGTTGGAGCGGGGTCTGTAGTGATCCGGTCTTTGCCTGCGCACTGTGTGGCGGTAGGCGTGCCTGCCCGAGTCCGAGAGGAGACAAAATCATGA
- a CDS encoding polysaccharide biosynthesis protein — protein MSEGNRPAIDSTASKWTLDLVVFSVAALFAYVLRLDGDLTGVGRDVLLYLLIGVPVKAAVLGLFGLNRHIWRYVTFEDLGRLTRLVGLVTLVMLLLTPLLRLWLFVPWTVPLFEGVLALAMLSGLRLLTRWRLDQRRHNGGPRWERRRRSRPEDDASPSAIRVLIAGAGDAGRLMAAELMRFPDNGMLPVGFIDDAADKRGMHLIGLPVLGGLDHLAAAVQQTGATILIIAMPSAGGTVIRQYVNAAREAGITARTVPGLYELLGGHVTTNQLREVSVEDLLRRPPVALDQSSIAGYLRDQTVLVTGAGGSIGSELVRQLVRFQPTRLVLVGRGENSIFAIEQEMRRDWPEVEVVALIADVRQQGRLENIFQTYRPTVVFHAAAHKHVPLMEAAPSEAIHNNVFGTRNVAELCLKYGVARLVNISTDKAVNPTSVMGASKRVAEMVIAEAAGRAAPGQAFMSVRFGNVLGSRGSVVPTFLQQIRQGGPLTITHPDMTRYFMTIPEASRLVLQAGGLADNGTVYLLNMGEPVRILDLAQDVIRLSGAQDVEVVFSGVRPGEKLYEELLTSGENVGATRHSEIFSAPLQEPDSGQLRHLLGALQAAADGQDGQAIRGLLHEAIHESKLQA, from the coding sequence ATGAGTGAAGGCAACAGGCCGGCCATAGACAGCACTGCCAGCAAGTGGACGCTGGATCTGGTCGTCTTCAGCGTGGCGGCATTGTTCGCCTATGTGCTGCGCTTGGACGGCGACCTGACCGGGGTGGGCCGCGACGTCCTGCTCTATCTGCTCATCGGGGTGCCGGTCAAGGCCGCCGTGCTGGGCCTGTTCGGACTCAACCGCCACATCTGGCGTTATGTCACCTTCGAGGACCTGGGGCGGCTGACGCGGCTGGTGGGGCTGGTCACGCTCGTCATGCTCCTCCTGACCCCGCTGCTGCGGCTGTGGCTGTTCGTGCCGTGGACCGTGCCGCTGTTCGAGGGTGTGCTCGCGCTGGCGATGCTCTCGGGGCTGCGTCTGCTCACGCGCTGGCGGCTGGATCAACGCCGACACAATGGCGGCCCCCGCTGGGAGCGCCGTCGCCGCAGCCGCCCCGAAGACGACGCCTCGCCCAGCGCCATCCGCGTGCTCATCGCCGGGGCCGGGGACGCCGGACGCCTGATGGCCGCCGAGCTGATGCGCTTTCCGGACAACGGCATGTTGCCGGTGGGCTTCATTGACGATGCGGCCGACAAACGGGGCATGCACCTGATCGGTCTGCCGGTGCTGGGCGGCCTGGACCATCTGGCGGCAGCCGTCCAGCAGACCGGGGCCACCATCCTGATCATCGCCATGCCCTCGGCGGGCGGCACGGTAATCCGGCAGTACGTGAACGCGGCGCGGGAGGCGGGCATCACGGCCCGCACCGTGCCGGGGCTTTACGAACTGCTGGGCGGGCACGTCACCACCAACCAGCTGCGCGAGGTCAGCGTGGAGGACCTGCTGCGCCGGCCCCCGGTGGCCCTGGACCAGAGCAGCATTGCCGGCTACCTGCGCGATCAGACCGTGCTCGTTACCGGGGCGGGCGGCTCCATCGGCTCGGAGCTGGTGCGCCAGCTGGTGCGCTTTCAGCCGACCCGGCTGGTGCTGGTAGGCCGCGGCGAGAACAGCATCTTCGCCATCGAGCAGGAGATGCGCCGCGACTGGCCCGAGGTCGAGGTGGTGGCCCTGATCGCGGACGTGCGTCAGCAGGGGCGTCTGGAGAACATCTTCCAGACCTACCGGCCCACCGTGGTCTTCCACGCCGCCGCCCACAAGCATGTGCCCCTGATGGAAGCGGCGCCCAGCGAGGCCATTCACAACAATGTCTTTGGCACCCGCAACGTCGCCGAGCTGTGCCTGAAGTACGGCGTGGCCCGCCTGGTGAACATCTCCACCGACAAGGCCGTGAACCCGACCTCCGTCATGGGGGCGAGCAAGCGGGTGGCCGAGATGGTGATTGCCGAGGCCGCCGGGCGGGCCGCACCGGGGCAGGCCTTCATGTCGGTGCGCTTCGGCAATGTGCTGGGCAGCCGGGGCAGCGTGGTGCCCACCTTCCTGCAGCAGATCCGTCAGGGCGGTCCGCTGACCATCACCCACCCCGACATGACCCGTTACTTCATGACCATCCCCGAGGCCAGCCGCCTGGTGCTGCAGGCGGGCGGGCTGGCCGACAACGGCACGGTGTACCTGCTGAACATGGGCGAACCGGTGCGGATTCTGGACCTCGCGCAGGACGTGATCCGCCTGTCGGGAGCGCAGGACGTCGAGGTGGTGTTCTCGGGCGTGCGCCCCGGCGAGAAGCTGTACGAGGAACTGCTCACCAGCGGCGAGAACGTGGGGGCCACCCGCCACAGCGAGATCTTCTCGGCCCCGCTGCAGGAACCGGATTCGGGTCAGCTCAGACATCTGCTCGGCGCACTGCAGGCGGCGGCGGACGGTCAGGACGGCCAGGCCATCCGCGGGCTGCTCCACGAAGCGATTCACGAGAGCAAGTTGCAGGCGTAG
- a CDS encoding DegT/DnrJ/EryC1/StrS family aminotransferase, which produces MTNTATTTLDRTLAPWPVFEPDEIEAVTEVLRSGKVNYWTGTEGREFEKEYAAVLGVPYAVALHNGTQALELALYALGVGEGDEVITTPRTFIASASAAVMRGATPIMADIDRDSGNITAETIRAVLTPRTRAIIVVHLAGWPADMAPIMDLAREHNLYVIEDCAQAHGAKYGGQHVGTIGHVGCFSFCQDKIMTTGGEGGLLVTHDEDLWRKAWSFKDHGKSFDAVYHREHPLGFRWLHESFGTNWRMLEVQAAIGRLQLRKLPEWTRQRQANARVLQDRFSALSALRVPQTPEGSEHAQYKFYVYVRPERLRAGWDRDRIMAEVVARGAPCYTGTCSEIYLEKAFVNAGLGPAERLPAAQELGETSLMFLVHPTLTEEDMHAVADVVTDVLNEATA; this is translated from the coding sequence ATGACGAATACAGCCACTACAACCCTGGACCGCACCCTGGCCCCCTGGCCCGTCTTCGAGCCCGACGAGATTGAGGCTGTTACGGAAGTGCTGCGCTCCGGCAAGGTCAACTACTGGACCGGCACCGAGGGCCGCGAGTTCGAGAAGGAATACGCCGCCGTGCTGGGCGTGCCCTACGCGGTAGCGCTGCACAACGGTACGCAGGCGCTGGAGCTGGCGCTGTACGCCCTGGGCGTGGGCGAGGGAGATGAGGTCATCACCACGCCGCGCACCTTCATCGCCTCGGCCAGCGCCGCCGTGATGCGCGGGGCAACTCCCATCATGGCCGACATTGACCGCGACAGCGGTAACATCACTGCCGAAACCATCCGCGCCGTCCTTACCCCGCGTACGCGGGCCATCATCGTGGTGCATCTGGCCGGGTGGCCCGCCGACATGGCCCCGATTATGGACCTGGCCCGCGAACACAACCTGTACGTCATCGAGGACTGCGCCCAGGCGCACGGGGCAAAGTATGGCGGACAGCATGTGGGGACCATCGGGCATGTGGGCTGCTTCTCGTTCTGTCAGGACAAGATCATGACCACCGGGGGCGAAGGCGGCCTGCTCGTCACACACGACGAGGATCTGTGGCGCAAGGCCTGGTCCTTCAAGGACCACGGCAAGAGCTTTGACGCCGTGTACCACCGCGAACACCCGCTGGGCTTCCGCTGGCTGCACGAGTCCTTCGGCACCAACTGGCGCATGCTGGAGGTCCAGGCGGCCATCGGACGGCTGCAACTGCGCAAGCTGCCGGAGTGGACCCGCCAGCGTCAGGCCAACGCGCGGGTTCTGCAGGACCGCTTCTCGGCCCTGAGTGCCCTGCGCGTGCCCCAGACCCCCGAGGGTTCTGAACACGCCCAGTACAAATTCTATGTGTACGTGCGCCCCGAGCGACTGCGCGCAGGTTGGGACCGTGACCGGATCATGGCCGAGGTGGTGGCGCGCGGCGCACCGTGTTACACCGGCACCTGTTCCGAGATCTATCTGGAAAAGGCCTTCGTGAACGCGGGCCTCGGCCCCGCCGAGCGTCTGCCCGCCGCGCAGGAACTCGGCGAGACCTCGCTGATGTTCCTGGTCCACCCGACCCTGACCGAAGAGGACATGCACGCGGTGGCGGATGTGGTGACCGATGTACTAAATGAGGCCACAGCTTAA